From the genome of Peromyscus maniculatus bairdii isolate BWxNUB_F1_BW_parent chromosome 19, HU_Pman_BW_mat_3.1, whole genome shotgun sequence:
agggaagagaaagacatGCCATTGCTCATGATCTACTCAACAACAACTTTGTTGTTTGCATTATTTCAGGATGTAGTATTTGGGTGGGCTCTTTATCACTGGTTCCTAGGAGGAGTGTCTCTAGCAGGCACATTTCTTTTCTGCTGGCTTTTCCCCATCCAGCTTTCCAGAATTTCCACCATTGACAGTGTCCGGAACCTGTGTCTTCTCTACACATTGTTCCATTCTCTTCATTATTAAGTCCAGAAGGGTTTCCACAGACTTCTCTACATTCTGTCCTGTTGCAGCACTTGTTTCAAAGTATGGTATGctaacataaaaaaacaaaaaacagatttttCAAATTGACCTGTAAAATTATATCTATGACTCATATATAACACATTCTTTTGAAGTGCGTATTCATCATAGAAAGACTAACTCTAGCTAATTAACAAATTTATTACTTCATGAGGTTATCATGTCTTATTACTATCCAAACTCTTTCATTGTTCAAGAATGCAATGTTACCATTAATAAATGTAGTCACCAAATTGTGACATTGAACTTACTACATTCTTGAATAATGCAGATAATAATATTCTCatacaaaatcattttaaagcagacttagggtttatttttaaaagattttattttcatttatgggTGTATACACatgcgcatgtgtatgtgtgtatgtatgtatgtgagtttgtgtatatgtgtgtgtgcatgttggtgtgtgcacacaaatgctgaagaaagccagaagaaggtgtcaagTCCCCTGGGGCTGTAGCTACAAGTGTTTATaagtcacctgacatggatgctgggaaccatacTCGTTCTTTAAAATAATgccaagtgctcttaatgactAAGTCGTCTTTCCAGTGCAAGAGCTGAGGTTAATTAAGGACCAGGGAGTCTGCTATAAGATCCTGTCTCTCTTTGAAATGACAGGGAAGTTACACCCACGATACTTCAATAATATGGCTACCTAAATAGAAGCTGGGCAATGACAACACTATTTGAAATGCCAGTGTGGATAGGGAAATTGCAATGGGCCCCACCCCTAGTTGATTAAGGGCTGCCAAGAGAGGAAGAACTAATCTTCCCAGAGATGAGCACCCTAAATGGTTACCCAGTCCCAAATGGTTAATCCCACTGCCCCCAGTATTCacataagcaacactaaatgaactcagtgggtcacatttatatacagaaaaatgatgtaattacattttaatttttaaacttttgttctttgagaataaaGATATTGGTATAAATTTAAGTTGAGCACATAGGTTAACACAAAGAGAGGGACCTAGGGACCAGAGAACCACACAGCTGTTGCCGGGGCCTTCTCAAGAGGAAGTAGTCTCACACAAAATCTTAATGAGAAATGTTGTTTGAAGAAAGAGAtcagaagagaaacaaaacacaacaaagtgAAGGCCACATAATACATGGCTGGCAAAGAGATCTTAGTGTCAGTTTTTGCCGGCAAGTTGGAaaccttgttttctgtttcttggttttgttttgtttttttcactaaATCAAAATTAATGAGTTGTTCTTCCATGCTGTCATGACCCCAGTGCATGGGAAACCATTAGAGGGGGTAGTCAGAAAGCTGCGGCCAAGGCATCATCACCACTTGAACACAATGGAGTAAAGAAACCAGTAGGAGAAATGCCTAGACCAGTGGTCAGCAGCTCCGCTAACATTTTATGGTCAGCAGCATCCCTAACAGTGTACTTCCCTCTGGCCAATCACCTAGAAATTTGCTTTCAAAATGCTGCTTACGTTGGATATAATACTCACAGGAGGGTAAGCTACGTGTATTTGGAATTAACAGCATTGAGAAGATCTAAACTTGAAAGATCCAAATGAGCTCTTTCTGGCAGATGATAAAACTGCTTTAAGTTTAAAAGTCACTGACAAATTCTGCCATGAAGGTTAATCTGCAATTACATGGGCTTATTTTGTTTGAGTTTGTTTTCAGCTGCCAGTCAAGTCTACCCAGGAAGACGGCTGCAATATCCAGGCCAAATCAGATACTGTTCTTTGCTCACCTAAGTAACTGTTAAGTGAGAGGTAGTAAAGCACAGAGTTTATGAATATAAGGCTTGATGTAGATTCCTTGAACTAAATTTAAGCTTGGTTCTTTAATAGCTATTTAGCCTTCTACCAAGCACTTAATTATTCTGTGACTCAGTCCTTCTTGTACAAAAGGTGGTGACTCCAGTGTCTCCTGCATATGGCTATGAGAAGCTCAATGAGCTGAAGGCTAGCAACAATGGCCAATGCATGATAAAGACTCAATAAATGTTAGATGCCATTATTAATATGCTTTTTGAAGggaggcttgtgtgtgtgtgtgtgtgtgtgtgtgtgtgtgtgtgtgtgtgtgtgttatatgtacgTATGTGCAGGCTTGCTTGCTTATGAGTGTCAGTCACTAaatctggagctcattgatttagCTACACCGGGTGGCTAATGAACCTCATCTcctctcccagcactggggttacagacacattcTACCATAGCCAGCTAGTACATGGGTGCTAGAGATCCAAACTGAGGTCTCCActctacccagtgagccatctccccaactggAAAGACTTTTTAATTCACTGCTGTTTCTGATCCAAGGGGATTCCTTCAGCTGTCTCCCTCATGTCCCTGCTTCTTCTCTGGACAAGGTCAGATGGTTCCCAGTGAGAGTGACTCACCCATACTTTTCAGCCAGCTCCCGAGCTTGCCGTTCATTGACTTCCCTTTGGTCCGGCAGGTCCGCCTTGTTGCCGATTAGTACTATGTCTGGGTTTTCACAGTAAGCATTTGCTTGCAGTTGGCCTTggtaaggaagcagagagaagcagtgAGTTAGTCACAAGCAAATGATGTTAAAGGACTGCTCATGCTCTAGATTCTTAACCCGGCTGTTCATCTGCAGCTTTGTTACCTACTAATGCTGATCAGCCTGGTCATCTCTCCTCACagtttcatctataaaatggagatgCTGCCTCACAAATTACAGATAGTAATGCTGAAAGACAGGTACACAGAAAGTACCCGAACCGATACCTAAACATGCTCACCTATACCCAGGAGCTTGCCCTCTGACCTATGTGGCTTCTTGCCATTGGTTCCTCAGATAAGAATATCAGGCTTGATCTAAGCCTTTCACTTGGAGATGATAGAACATGATTTTCATGTATGTTCATTTGCTCCATTAGATGGTGGCTCTGTGGATTCAAAAGTGATGACCTATGGAATGGACAGGGCTTGAAAAACAGGAaattcatgcaaaaaaaaaaaaaacaaaaaacaagcttaagataaaatcttttctctttctgtaggcaaatgtgtgtgtgtgtgtgtgtgtgtgtgtgtgtgagagagagagagagagagagagagacagacagacagacagacagagagacagagagacagagacagagacagaaagaaacagggagagacacagagagagaataaactaagtaatgaaggaatgaaagaaggaagaagcaagggaaggaaaggaaaggaaaggaaaggaaaggaaaggaaaggaaaggaaaggaaaggaaaggaaaggaaaggaaaggaaaggaaaggaaaggaaaggaaagggagaccacTCCACCTCATTAAGACCTGttatgtggccgggcggtggtggcgcacgcctttaatcccagcacttgggaggcagagccaggtggatctctgtgagttcgaggccagcctggactaccaagtgagtcccaggaaaggcgcaaagctacacagagaaaccctgtctcgaaaaaccaaaaaaaaaaaaaaaaaaaaaaaaaaaagacctgttaTGTgtcatgtagccaagactggaGGAAGCACACAAAGATTTATCCTGTAATATCAATGATCTGAGTGTTAGAAACCCAGAGGTTATTAGACATGGCAATTAATTATCCTAAATCCCAATAATATCTTCCTGGAGACCTGAGGGAGAGGACCATCTGCCTTGAAAAACGACAAACAAACCATTCTCTGAAAGAATCTAATAATCTTATTATTTCCTTGTCTCAACAGAATCTAATCATAGTACCAGAATTTGGATAAGGACATACAACATTCAAAGGAAATAAAGACAGATCTTAGGGTAAACATTAATTTGGAGAGGGAATTAAGAAAGTCAGGCTTTGTTGATATTTTCCCTATTGGCTGAAACTGGTTACTGAATTCACAttcaaaatacatataaaatcttACCTATTGCTACATTTAGTGCATCATTAATTTACCTAGCTATATTTAGTGCATTATTAATTTTGTGTAATGTGTTTTATACATAGAAATGTAGTGACAGAGACCTAGATAGACATAGCAAGAGTCTGAACATACACAAAGTACCAGGAAAAGTGCAGAATATTGCATTGGAATAAATGTGTGAACCCTACTCTTCCTCAGCACATGTATTCTACACTAGAAATAGTATGAGACACAGGTAAAAGCAAAAAAATCTGTAACAATGTCGGGGGCGTGGTGGCAGCGTCCAAATGAACCACGCATTGTTGAGGGGTGACAAGCACTGTAGGAGGTGGAGTGGCAGATCAGGAGAGCTCTCTCTAGAGAGAAATAAAGTCTAGGCAACatcttgggaaggaaggaaggaagcagcacAGGGTTGTCAATTGAAGAAGAGAAATCCAGgcagaggggacaggaagggcaAAGATGGTTAGGAAGAAGAGCGTCGTCACTATTCTGGAGTGTGGCTGAGGGTCAGTGGTTAGAGACTCACAAGGGGGGATGAGTCGGGCTTCACAGTGGGCCTGGATGTAGCGGAAGGACTTCagcttttattctgagctaaGTATGAAGTCGTAGACTCTGATGGGTGGTGAGAAAGGAGctagggagggaggctggagatTCCTATAGTTAGATTGTCTTCATGTTTGAacaactcattcatttattcttgtgTATGTGCACAGATGTGTATATAGGTGTATGTGTACACAGATATGTCTGCATTTAGAGATCAAAATTCAATACCATTCTATTCTTCAGGTATCATTTGTCTGCTTGTTTCTTGAGATGCCTCTCAGACCTTGTGGATCCAGTGGCTGGCCACGCAGCTCCGGGgaatctcctgtctccacttctctagtgctgggagcAGAACTGCAGCCTACCACTATTGCCACTTTtgcgtgggttctggggactgaacgcAAATCCTCaagcttacacagcaagcattcCAGCTGATGGAGCATCCTATTCATCCTCCTTTAACGACCTTTTATTCAAGCAAAACCTTGTGTGAGCTGGGTGATTTCAGAGCCATGCCTTATCAACATGGCTGGCTGTTCTCTGGAGTAGTCCCTAGTTTAGTTAACCTTTTCACCCTTGAGCATGTCTAGATGCCAgtgtcctcccacccccaccccccaggaaacACTGTGGATGTTCTCTGTCTTGTCTATTCAAATTTAATGCTGTACATGTTATCTTTCACTTTGTCAAAAATCCTCATGACTTactggaaaaatgaaagcaatggCTGCTTAACCAGAATGCTAAAACCCTTAGTCCTGAGATAGTCTCATAGGCTGCTCTAGGAAGAGtcaaaggaaaacagaattctAACCCGAGTTGCTTATTGATACAAAAGTTGCCACTGTGAAGACGACACAGGGTACACTGTGCTCACATCTTTTCAGAGTTAATCTGTGGCTGCGTTTCCACaaggcaaacaagcaaacagagcGGCCAAGTCCCAAAGAAGCTGTCCACACGTATGACTCAGCCCACTTACTCATCCAGTTCCTGACATTCAAGAAGCTCTGTTGACTGGTGAGGTCAAACATTAACAAGAAGCCCATGGCGTCTCTGAAAAAGGCGGTGGTGAGGCTCCGGAACCTGCCAACGAAGCACAGTGACTGTTTCTCAGTCCACAAACTCACAATCACAGGCCAAACAACAATGTGGTCCACACATACATGCTGTCTCTATAGCACGCACACATCTTTCTAGATGGACATGTGAGACTAGACCAGAAGATTAGTAGGTCAGGGAGAGAAGATCTGCttgcaaattattttttaaagatcacTCTCAGGCTCTATGATGCCATGGTGCTGATATAGGGTTTCATTTAATCACCAACTTGCCACCACAGCCTCTcttggaatctctctctctctctctctctctctctctctctctctctctctctctctctctctctctctctctctctctcttggcctATGGCTTCTTCTGGGCCACAATTAAAATCTTAGCCCATTGATAGTGGACTTTACCTTagaattttcaatttttcttgtcTGTGGCCAGAAGAAAAGCAGGCACATGATCAGCCTGAGAATGAGAACCTCCGTGAGCATGCAAAGCAGGCTGCAGTTCAGAACTAGAAGAGTTGATGAACTCTTTGTAAGGCACCCTTTGGGGTAAGAGTCTCCCTCAGGTGGGTGTGTGAAtcatgaggaagaggaagatgacgGGGGACTGAAGGAAGGGCAAAGGAGAAACTTGGGTCATGGGGAAAGAAAGTGAGAATATTTATTCTCAGTGTAGGATTCTGGAAGTATACTATCATACAAATGCTAAGACGCACACTCACTGATCCCCTCCCttgctcctgccctgacttctttagTGAAGGTAAAGATAGGCTGAGACCCACAATGACGTCAGCACGGGGCAGAACTGGAGAATGCACACAGGGACCAGGGAAGAGCTGGAGTTAACAACGGAACGTCAGAAAGGCACCCAGCTTTGAAATAGAGAAGTGCGGCATTGGCTCTCCTCCATGGTTTCCTAATTTTTTGGTCTCTCATTTTAGTCCACTTGGTAGCTATTTCATGTTGGTTTTCCCCGAGTTCTATTCTGGACCCTTCTCATTTTATGCACACACCCTAGAAGATGCCATTTACTCCCTGGGCTTCGCTGTAGCCTATATGTTGAACAACCCAAGATAGCTAGATAGCTTTTTGCTGTCCGTTGAATTCATGCTTTAGAGATTTTCCCACATAGGCAAAACTCAGGCATTTCTAGAATCACCCATCCCAAACTCAACtgttctccttcctgtcttctttttctgGCAAGGGCGGTCTCAGGCTGTCGGTGGCACAGcccttttcctcttttccctcctcactgcctgtgcATCATTCACACCTGCTTCTTCACTGGCTCTCCTCATTACACTACCTCCTGCTCCACTAGCTTCACACCCATGACGGCTCACCCCCAATTACCGTCTTAGTAAGCTTCCCGTGTCCAGTTTGAGGGAGTTCGCATTTCTTCCTGTTGATCTTGTGATTCTTTCACTAACAACATTTCAATGATGACGCATGGCTCTTGGGATAGCACTAAAGCCATCAAGTCTTTGCAGGATCCTCACCGGTCTATCATTAGGCTTCATCTCTTGCCTACTACCCACAGGCATGCTAATCTTCTCTTGGTTCTGAGAAAGTTCACTGTCCCCCCTGGGCTCCCTCACACGCTGGTTGTTCCCTGGGTTGCCTCACATtagtctttcctcttcctctgcctgtccTTTAGCTGGATTACACTCCCTCATGCATTGTGTATGAGTGCAAACGTAACGCACCAGTGGAAACACTGCTTCCTCCTGGAGCCTTCTGGGAATAGCCTCTTCCTAGAGGGCTCACTTACCACCTTCTGTCTCCTGACAGTTGTCCCGGGGCCATGCTGAGATTGATTGTTTGCCCAGTGTCTACACTCATCTGTAAGCTCCAAGGGAAAAGGAGCTGTGTTTCCAATTGAGAACACAGTCTGTTTTCATTACCCAGAACATGCTATTTATTTACAAAGTGCATTtggatattaaagaaaataagaaaaagatagAGTACAGAAAAGGTTTGCTCTTCTTACAGATTTTAAACAACATCAAAAGAGAATGGTTCTTTGAAGCATTAGGAAAGAGATAAATCAATCATTGCTTTTGCACAGCATTTCTGAAACGCAAAGGTGTAGATTATAAAAACCAAAAGCATTACTCATTTTGTTTCCATGTGggtctgtttctgcctcttcctgGCAGCTCTTAGAGATCACAGGCATTCTGTAATAGTTCCCTCTGCAGAAAAGCTGTGCCCACAAAGCTGTTTCTTAATCATTGTACTGATGTGGCTGAGAAAAgtgatccgtgtgtgtgtgtgtgtgtgtgtgtgtgtgtgtgtgtgtatgtgtgtgaaggacAAGCCTGTGTGTTATTTTCCTCATTGCCCACAGCAAATGATGAAGTAGTTACAAAGCATGTTTATTGTGTCATCTAACTGAAGCAAAATTTTCCTCACTAAACagcagcacagacagacaggacactTGCTGTGGAGCTGGCTAACATCCTGGATCAGTCGTCCTTTGTCACCCTTCCTTCTGTTACTTCATGGAAGAAATGCAACTGATACCCAGTTACACATACTCCTTTCCCATCTCACCCTAGTCAGTGGCTCAGGTGGGAAAAGCTAAGACCATAAAAAGCAACAGACCCCAGAATCAGGCTCCTTATTGTTGTGTATTCCTAGAGCGGTTAGATTCTTGATGTTCACATAGGATCATGTATTTTCCTGCTTTCCCATCATTGACTTTTTAATCAATGACCATTACCCTTACCTGGATTATATTGCCAGAAGCCCCAAGGCATAGGGCTGAGGTTTGTGGTATTGTTTATCTTGTTGCCTAGCTACACCTTATAACCACAGCATGCAAAATTCTCAAGGGATGAATAAGCCAAGAGCTACTAAGACAGCTCATCCCATTCCCCTACAGTGCAGCTGTATTAAGGGGACAGATGAGAGAAGTCGGCCATCATGCAAGGCTGACATATCGTGTGCAAGGACATATGGGAACCACATTTTTTTCCCGTATTGCTTCttcaaaaatgaattaaattggTCTATAAAACATACATCTTTGTGACAACAAAACTGACACATGAAAAGAGACTCTCATGAGGAGTGACTTCAGAAGAACCAGCAGTGTTGAAGGGTGTGTGTAAATGGAATGCACAGTCAAAAAAGCTAACAGAGAGGGCCCGCCACCTCTCCTGGCGTTTACACTCACTGAAAGCGAGAACATTTTGGATGCATTTCAAAAATATGGGTGTTTACAAGCATCAGCATTCTAAGACATATGATGCAGAATCGGGGGCAAGATGTCTCCTACATATCTTCGCTGTCACTCTGTCGCCACTTTTATTCAATCTGATAGTAGACAGTTTTATTAGATGTGGGTCTTTAACACTTGGAAATTGGGTCCCAAGGAAACATGTTTTCATTGAATAATGGAATATCACTGAAAGCTCTAAGCAATCCATGCTGCGATGTACTGTTTGCTATCTTGCATATGACAGCAGAAATGAGGTGGAAAGACTAGGAAGAATTCTGCCCTTATGCAGCTCACAGCTCTGTTGGGATAAGATGGCCACGAGTGCATCAATAAAGGGCAgtgagagatttaaaaataatagaaaagttaTCTTATTAAATGGTGACATAGCATCTATTGAGTAGCATTTTAGTGGCAGAATATAGGTGGGGATTTGTTACTGGCTTCACTGGGGAGGTGGAATTTGAGCCAAGGCTGGAGAAAGAAGAAGGTTAGGAAGGTGAGAAAGAGGTTCTAGGGCTGAAGCAATAGCTCAGTGGGCAATGTGCTCCTAGCACAGGCAGATCATtatggatccccagaacccatgcaaagccAGACATAgtagtgtgcatctgtaatctaGGTGCTTCTACAATGAggtgaggagagacaggaggatcccaggatGCTCATGGGCCAGCTGGCCTGGCGTGTGCATCAGCGAATAACAAGGCATGAGCCCCTATCTCAACATGGTAGAAGATGAAGAAGACTTACACACTCCTATACccaaggctgttctctgaccttcccaCACATGTCATGGCCCATGCACGCCCGCAGTCACACACATGgccatgtatacacacacgtaGATGCATACATCATACATAATATGTCTGTAAATGCAGGCACATCATACACAgagcttaattaaaaaatattctagcTATCAAGTAATGGTGCGAGCCAACTCTGAGTGAGAAAAGGCAGTTACCAAGCGTATAACAAAGAATATGGGTGGGAGACCAGAAAGACAGGGAGGGTGAAACACCTTCTCTTCAACGCTGTCTGTGATCAGCTCTTGCAACAATGCTAATTCTCAATCTTCACTGGAGTATATCTGAGAAATTTCTCCTCACTAGGAAGTATGAAGATAGATTTATTTCCCTCTGATTGTTTGGATCTGTGCTAGCTTTACAGTTCTAGTGTGAATAATGAACTAGAAACCACAGACTTTTATTTCCTAATACAAATGCCcattagttgttttattttgtttgtttagtttgagAAAAAGTTgctctcattttgtagcccagacttgaagcaatcctcctgcctcggacTCCTAGGCACTAGGGTTATAGGAATGTactaccacactgggcatagctatCTATTTTGAAATTGGTAGAAAAGTTAGATaccatttttttttgagtttcattTACAACGTTCAGCCTTCAACGTTTTCTAAGTTATAGGTAGCTAGAAATAAAGTAATTTCCTGTTACCGCTCTTGTCCAGCAGTGTCCCAAAGCTGCAGGTGTACCTTAAACGCTTTCCCTGGAGACCCATCGGCTCCTTGTGTGCTGTAAACCTGAAAAACACAATCCTCCCAAGTTAATAACGCCTTGGATTTCGTCAACATTGTAGTTCTCTGGGTTCACCCAGAGTGTTTTCGTTGATTACGATAATCAAAGTTCATAGTGCAgaataaatatttgctttattttcccCCCAAGTATCACATATATCTCACTTTGAAATGTCAAGTGCAGTATGATTTTCAACACAGTTTAAGCATACTGCAAGCTTAAATTAGACACCTTCTGTCATTTCCTCATGGAAGCAGCAGACACCAGATCAGGATGAAAGCCCAGGTTCAAAAACCaacttttcatttaaactactgagtctattttcttttttttacttcgACAAATTGAGTCCATAatcctttcatattttatagcTGTAATAAACTTAAATGAAATTACAAGTGGGAAAACCATTTTAAACAAAACTTGCTTTATAAGTACCTGGCTATCTTTTAGCAGAGAATTGACTTTCAAGATGACTTAGGTTAGAAAATGAACACAGAATTTCTCAGGGGGTTGAGTTAGGACACTTTGAACTCTGTCTTTTAGCCTCTTCTTTAGAGGGTCTTTGCATATAATGTTCATGGCTTAGTGGAAATGTTTTATAGGCATATTTTTGCAATATTTCTGCCTAGATTGGTAGGCATTGCTAAGGGGAGAAGTCAGAAGAATCTTGGAGTTGCTGGAAGCAGAGCTGTCCACAATCTATTGGCTCTCAGTTAAGGTATAGGAAGCGATTCAACTTTCATACAGTGGCTTTCCACCAAGCATTTCCCTTTGGAATTTGTGACATCAACTGGAAGGCACAGTGATCTTGGCAGTCAAGAATACCATGGGTGGCAGGAAATCTGGCTAAGCTTATGTGCCTATGCTACATGCCTCACATGTCACAATATCCTCCTTCCTGTCATTAGTGTCTAGCATGGGAGAAGGAAATGGTGTTGTGATTCTCACTTAAGCTCCCTTATCATGGAAAATAGCATGGATGGGTCTCACATTC
Proteins encoded in this window:
- the Rab27b gene encoding ras-related protein Rab-27B, translated to MTDGDYDYLIKLLALGDSGVGKTTFLYRYTDNKFNPKFITTVGIDFREKRVVYSTQGADGSPGKAFKVHLQLWDTAGQERFRSLTTAFFRDAMGFLLMFDLTSQQSFLNVRNWMSQLQANAYCENPDIVLIGNKADLPDQREVNERQARELAEKYGIPYFETSAATGQNVEKSVETLLDLIMKRMEQCVEKTQVPDTVNGGNSGKLDGEKPAEKKCAC